A stretch of the bacterium genome encodes the following:
- the ftsA gene encoding cell division protein FtsA, with amino-acid sequence MTTGRAVQSALDIGHGTIRVIVAERVEQDRINLLGAGAAASKGLSCGMPVAVKPMILAVEEAIAAAEAAAGIEIEDIHLGVSGADLDCSAREAHLLVTRNPQDLRSSLIQENHLRQLQEQAESAQTVQIDRQILHRLPQEYLVDGAEGVQNPLGLHGMRLECRTHFLSVPVNTVESLKRCVQKASVEVGTVSLTTLASSGLLSADERELGVLLLDIGAASTDLILHAEGRVCHAASVPLGGAAITSDISRAFRTPSSEAERIKRTYGSCDDRLIKRDERFTIEFAGGESSERASRSQLCQVIRPRMEEILELVERQLELANLRWMLGGGVVLTGGGACLEGLVELVRERYALPVRLGYPRGVQGLESGPAVLEWTPVIGLVQHALRHAPVSGGARSRITLMNWVNRLRRQVAL; translated from the coding sequence ATGACGACCGGTCGCGCCGTGCAGAGCGCCCTGGACATCGGGCACGGCACCATCCGTGTCATCGTCGCGGAGCGGGTCGAACAGGATCGGATCAACCTGCTGGGGGCGGGGGCCGCCGCGTCAAAGGGCTTGAGCTGCGGCATGCCCGTCGCCGTCAAGCCGATGATCCTGGCCGTCGAGGAGGCGATCGCCGCCGCCGAGGCCGCCGCGGGCATCGAGATCGAGGACATCCATCTGGGCGTCTCCGGCGCAGACCTGGACTGCTCGGCCCGCGAGGCGCACCTGCTGGTGACGCGCAATCCCCAGGACCTGCGCAGCAGCCTCATCCAGGAGAACCACCTACGCCAGCTGCAGGAGCAGGCGGAGAGCGCGCAGACGGTGCAGATCGACCGCCAGATCCTTCACCGTCTGCCCCAGGAGTACCTGGTGGACGGCGCCGAGGGCGTGCAGAACCCCCTCGGCCTCCACGGCATGCGCCTGGAGTGCCGCACCCACTTCCTCTCCGTGCCCGTCAACACGGTGGAGAGCCTTAAGCGCTGCGTGCAGAAGGCCAGCGTCGAGGTGGGTACGGTCAGCCTGACCACCCTGGCCTCCTCCGGCCTGCTTAGCGCGGACGAGCGGGAGCTGGGGGTGCTGCTGCTCGACATCGGGGCGGCCAGCACCGACCTCATCCTCCACGCCGAGGGTCGCGTCTGCCATGCCGCCAGCGTGCCCCTGGGCGGCGCCGCCATCACCAGCGACATCTCGCGCGCCTTCCGCACGCCCAGCTCCGAGGCGGAGCGCATCAAGCGCACCTACGGCAGCTGCGACGACCGGCTGATCAAGCGCGACGAGCGCTTCACCATCGAGTTCGCCGGCGGGGAGTCCTCGGAACGGGCTTCGCGCAGCCAGCTCTGCCAAGTGATCCGGCCGCGCATGGAGGAGATCCTCGAACTGGTCGAGCGTCAGCTGGAGCTGGCCAACCTGCGTTGGATGCTGGGCGGCGGCGTGGTCCTGACCGGCGGCGGCGCCTGCCTGGAGGGCCTGGTCGAGCTGGTGCGCGAGCGCTACGCGCTGCCGGTGCGGCTGGGTTATCCGCGCGGTGTGCAGGGTCTGGAGTCGGGTCCGGCGGTGCTGGAATGGACGCCCGTCATCGGACTGGTGCAGCATGCCCTGCGCCATGCCCCGGTGAGCGGTGGCGCCCGCTCCCGCATCACTCTGATGAATTGGGTCAACCGGCTGCGCCGGCAGGTGGCCTTGTAG
- the ftsZ gene encoding cell division protein FtsZ: MSGLLFELDERPQEPRVRIVVVGVGGAGGNAVDRMIRAQVGGVEFVVVNTDAQALGQNTAPVRVQIGKTLTRGLGTGARPELARDAVHEDADELRALLAGASLVFVTAGMGGGTGTGAAPEVARLAREAGALTVGVVTRPFHFEMRPRMRRAEEGIAAMREQTDTLIVVSNQRLMSIVDQHLGLRDAFNVADEVLLSAVRGISDLITVPGLMNLDFADVREVMKVPGEALMGVGMAELGAGAYGAHLAAEQAISSPLLDEYSVHGAQRLLVNITGGETMSLMDVNDAMQTIAEAVGEDAEIFLGAVTDPALADRICVTVIATGLDPAARREEESSPARALPARPLAASTVRPPRPAVAAENRPGAPLLISWEPSETEHLSVQHLTPARAAQEAEPAEGSRHVPFRPASREPAPAQPQEDLNTPAFLRRTMD, encoded by the coding sequence ATGTCAGGATTGTTGTTCGAACTGGATGAGCGGCCGCAGGAGCCGCGTGTCCGCATCGTGGTGGTGGGAGTGGGCGGGGCGGGCGGCAACGCCGTGGACCGCATGATCCGCGCCCAGGTGGGGGGCGTGGAGTTCGTCGTGGTCAACACGGACGCCCAAGCGCTGGGCCAGAACACGGCCCCGGTCCGGGTGCAGATCGGCAAGACGCTGACGCGGGGCCTGGGCACCGGGGCGCGACCCGAGTTGGCCCGCGACGCCGTGCACGAGGATGCCGACGAGCTGCGGGCCCTGCTCGCGGGCGCCAGTCTCGTCTTCGTCACGGCGGGGATGGGCGGCGGCACGGGGACGGGCGCCGCCCCCGAGGTGGCGCGCCTGGCCCGCGAGGCGGGGGCGCTGACGGTGGGGGTGGTGACAAGGCCCTTCCACTTCGAGATGCGGCCGCGCATGCGCCGCGCCGAGGAGGGGATCGCCGCCATGCGGGAGCAGACGGACACCCTCATCGTCGTCTCCAACCAGCGCCTCATGAGCATCGTCGATCAGCACCTGGGTCTGCGCGACGCCTTCAACGTGGCCGACGAGGTGCTCCTCTCCGCGGTGCGGGGCATCAGCGATCTCATCACCGTGCCCGGCCTCATGAACCTGGATTTCGCCGACGTGCGCGAAGTGATGAAAGTGCCGGGCGAGGCCCTGATGGGCGTGGGCATGGCCGAACTGGGGGCGGGCGCCTACGGCGCCCATCTGGCCGCCGAGCAGGCCATCTCCAGTCCCCTCCTGGACGAGTACTCCGTGCATGGCGCCCAGCGGCTGCTGGTCAACATCACGGGCGGGGAGACCATGTCGCTCATGGACGTCAACGACGCCATGCAGACCATCGCCGAGGCGGTGGGCGAGGACGCCGAGATCTTCCTGGGCGCCGTCACCGACCCCGCCCTGGCCGATCGCATCTGCGTGACGGTGATCGCCACCGGGCTGGATCCGGCCGCCCGCCGCGAGGAGGAGAGCAGCCCGGCCCGCGCCCTGCCGGCCCGGCCGCTGGCCGCCTCCACCGTGCGCCCGCCGCGTCCGGCCGTCGCCGCCGAGAACCGCCCCGGGGCGCCGCTCCTCATCAGCTGGGAGCCATCCGAGACCGAGCACCTGTCCGTACAGCATCTGACCCCGGCGCGGGCGGCCCAGGAGGCCGAGCCCGCCGAAGGAAGCCGCCACGTGCCCTTCCGGCCCGCCTCCCGGGAGCCGGCGCCGGCCCAGCCGCAGGAGGACCTCAACACGCCAGCCTTCCTGCGCCGCACCATGGATTGA
- a CDS encoding DUF3078 domain-containing protein, translating into MRRTLRTALPTLLFLTVAGLAQGASSPPPAWERTATAGLNLTQATFDNWQGGGEDATAWQTELNGKAVRHLGRADWEFTGKLAYGETKLGDRDFRKSTDDLKLGTTYTFNRELYIRPYLSGSFMTQLANGYIYDDAVGTKAQNSAIFEPAYLTESAGVGIEPVANLKLKLGAAAKQTISSADYPWADDPETTGEVEILRSEFGAEAKADYSHAFNENVSLKSSLVLFSNLKAFDEIDSDWDTSLVAKLTKSIQMSFNVRVLRDADISRVRQWKQNLAIGVVYTLL; encoded by the coding sequence ATGCGCCGCACGCTGCGCACCGCCCTGCCGACCCTGCTCTTCCTGACCGTCGCCGGTCTGGCGCAGGGCGCCTCGTCACCGCCACCCGCCTGGGAGCGCACGGCCACGGCTGGATTGAATCTGACCCAGGCCACTTTCGACAACTGGCAGGGCGGTGGCGAGGATGCCACGGCCTGGCAGACCGAGCTGAACGGGAAAGCCGTGCGCCACCTGGGCCGGGCCGACTGGGAGTTCACGGGCAAGCTGGCCTACGGCGAAACCAAGCTGGGGGACCGGGACTTCCGCAAATCCACCGATGATTTGAAACTGGGCACCACCTACACTTTCAACCGCGAACTGTACATCCGCCCCTACCTGTCCGGCAGCTTCATGACCCAGCTGGCCAACGGCTACATCTATGACGACGCCGTAGGCACCAAGGCGCAGAACTCGGCCATCTTCGAGCCGGCCTACCTGACGGAAAGCGCCGGCGTGGGGATCGAACCCGTCGCCAATCTCAAGCTCAAGCTGGGCGCCGCCGCCAAGCAGACCATCTCCAGCGCGGACTATCCCTGGGCTGACGACCCGGAGACCACCGGCGAGGTCGAGATCCTGCGCAGCGAGTTCGGCGCCGAGGCCAAGGCCGACTACAGCCATGCCTTCAACGAGAACGTCTCGCTGAAAAGCAGCCTCGTGCTTTTCTCCAACCTGAAGGCCTTCGACGAGATCGACAGCGACTGGGACACCAGCCTCGTGGCCAAACTGACCAAGTCCATCCAGATGAGCTTCAATGTGCGCGTCCTGCGCGACGCCGACATCAGCCGGGTCAGGCAGTGGAAGCAGAACCTGGCCATCGGGGTGGTCTACACCCTGCTGTAG